In one window of Arvicola amphibius unplaced genomic scaffold, mArvAmp1.2, whole genome shotgun sequence DNA:
- the LOC119805916 gene encoding mitochondrial import receptor subunit TOM20 homolog yields MVGCDSAIAADVCGALFNGYCIYFDYKRQSDLNFKNRLQERRKKQKLAKERAGLSKLPDLKDTEAVQKFFLEEIQLDEELLAQGDYENGVDHLTNAIAVWGQPQQLLQVLQQTLLPPVF; encoded by the coding sequence ATGGTGGGATGCGACAGTGCCATTGCCGCGGACGTGTGCGGTGCCCTCTTCAATGGCTACTGCATCTACTTCGACTACAAAAGGCAGAGCGACCTTAACTTCAAGAACAGGCTGCAAGAacgaagaaagaaacagaagctcGCTAAGGAGAGAGCTGGGCTTTCAAAGTTACCTGACTTAAAGGATACTGAAGCTGTTCAGAAGTTCTTCCTTGAGGAAATACAGCTTGATGAAGAGTTATTAGCACAAGGTGACTACGAGAATGGTGTAGACCACCTGACAAATGCAATTGCTGTGTGGGGGCAGCCTCAGCAGCTGCTGCAAGTGTTACAGCAGACTCTCCTACCACCAGTGTTCTAG